One genomic region from Clostridia bacterium encodes:
- a CDS encoding SIMPL domain-containing protein, which translates to MARAKWWRAAVLLAGLGLMGMCLKGPGPAVAQAEEAAGAVAGTRGTVTVQGRGEAQAAPDQMLLDVGVVTTAATAREAQEENARRADQVIKGFVAQGIDKKDIQTVNYSVQPQYDYRPEKEGKPPRITGYRVVNTLRVRVRNLAQAGPIIDRAVGDGANQVQSIQFVLSDTSAVQSEALTRAVADARRKAEVLARALGRPLGEVLSVSEGGGGYPEPIYFRAADAALGAGEAATPVEPGQLTFSASVQVVFALGK; encoded by the coding sequence ATGGCGAGAGCGAAGTGGTGGAGGGCAGCAGTGCTGTTGGCGGGGCTGGGCCTGATGGGTATGTGCCTTAAAGGGCCGGGGCCGGCCGTGGCCCAGGCGGAAGAGGCGGCCGGCGCGGTGGCCGGAACCCGGGGTACCGTTACCGTGCAGGGCCGGGGAGAGGCGCAGGCCGCGCCCGACCAGATGCTGCTGGACGTGGGCGTGGTCACCACGGCGGCCACGGCCCGGGAGGCCCAGGAGGAGAACGCCCGGCGCGCGGACCAGGTGATCAAAGGCTTTGTGGCCCAGGGGATCGACAAGAAGGACATTCAGACCGTCAATTACAGCGTGCAGCCCCAGTACGACTACCGGCCGGAAAAAGAGGGAAAGCCGCCCAGGATTACCGGCTACCGGGTGGTCAACACCCTGCGGGTGCGGGTGCGTAACCTTGCCCAGGCCGGGCCGATAATCGACCGGGCGGTGGGTGACGGGGCCAACCAGGTGCAGAGCATACAGTTCGTTCTGAGCGATACCTCGGCGGTGCAGTCGGAGGCGCTGACCAGGGCGGTGGCCGATGCCCGGCGCAAGGCGGAGGTGCTGGCCCGGGCCCTTGGCCGGCCCCTGGGCGAGGTGCTGAGCGTGAGCGAGGGCGGCGGCGGTTATCCGGAGCCGATATACTTCCGAGCGGCCGATGCCGCCCTGGGTGCCGGCGAGGCGGCCACGCCCGTGGAGCCGGGGCAGCTGACCTTCAGCGCTTCGGTGCAGGTGGTCTTCGCCCTGGGGAAGTAA